Proteins found in one Candidatus Krumholzibacteriia bacterium genomic segment:
- a CDS encoding low molecular weight phosphatase family protein — MAQGQRKILVVCFGNICRSPTAAALLIRALASRGLGAHYEVTSAGVGAIEGQPAAPLAAAVAAAHGLDLSSHRARRLDAAMAQGADFLIASDEVVEDLILRIAGDIAVLGWHVDDPYGGPEEEYRAAFTVLQGLVTEFVARLP, encoded by the coding sequence ATGGCACAGGGGCAGCGTAAGATCCTGGTGGTGTGCTTCGGCAACATCTGTCGCAGCCCGACGGCGGCGGCACTCCTGATCCGCGCCCTCGCGAGCCGTGGCCTCGGCGCGCACTACGAGGTCACCTCCGCCGGTGTCGGCGCCATCGAGGGCCAACCGGCCGCACCACTCGCGGCTGCGGTGGCCGCCGCCCACGGCCTCGATCTGTCCAGCCATCGGGCCCGCCGCTTGGACGCGGCCATGGCCCAAGGCGCCGACTTCCTCATCGCCAGCGACGAGGTGGTGGAGGATCTGATCCTGCGCATCGCCGGTGACATCGCCGTCCTGGGTTGGCACGTGGACGATCCCTACGGCGGCCCAGAAGAGGAGTACCGCGCCGCCTTCACCGTCCTCCAGGGTCTGGTGACCGAATTCGTCGCCCGGCTCCCTTAA
- a CDS encoding dihydrodipicolinate reductase — MERRLTLRARPARAARQKVVIIGLGPIGVELGKLVLSQDASFQLLAGVDLSPQLVGTPLRRLLGPQAPSTSVRETAPAPRGEALAFLTTTSSLRGAAPSILALLNQGYHVVSSTEELSYPALRAPRLAARLDRAARRAGRCIVGTGINPGFAMDVWPVILASNSQSLEHVQVHRVVDASQRRGPLQRKIGSGLTAAQFEALAREGKIGHVGLVESCAHVADLLGWPLDRVQETLVPKLAPRRLRTDHFDVPSGRVCGIHHRAVGSQGGHERIVLDLQMYLEAENPRDEVHLRGKPSLHCTVHGGFHGDLTTASQLVSAAVRLGSMPPGLHLASELPAPRRPARRVQLAFSDADS, encoded by the coding sequence ATGGAGCGCCGCCTCACGCTGCGTGCGCGCCCGGCTCGTGCGGCGCGCCAGAAGGTGGTCATCATCGGCCTGGGCCCGATCGGGGTCGAGCTGGGCAAGCTCGTGCTGTCGCAAGATGCCTCGTTCCAGCTCCTCGCCGGCGTGGATCTTTCGCCGCAGCTGGTGGGCACGCCGCTGCGCCGCCTGTTGGGCCCGCAAGCTCCGAGCACGTCGGTGCGGGAGACGGCGCCGGCACCACGCGGCGAAGCTCTCGCCTTCCTCACCACCACGAGCTCGCTCCGCGGCGCTGCGCCCTCCATCCTGGCGTTGCTCAACCAGGGCTATCACGTGGTCTCCTCCACCGAGGAACTCTCTTACCCGGCGCTACGCGCGCCACGCCTCGCCGCCCGGCTCGACCGCGCCGCCCGCCGGGCCGGACGATGCATCGTCGGCACCGGCATCAATCCAGGTTTCGCCATGGATGTGTGGCCGGTCATCTTGGCCTCGAACTCGCAAAGCCTGGAGCACGTGCAAGTACACCGCGTGGTGGACGCGTCGCAGCGGCGCGGGCCTTTGCAACGCAAGATCGGCTCGGGCCTCACGGCGGCGCAGTTCGAAGCCCTGGCGCGGGAAGGCAAGATCGGGCACGTGGGTTTGGTGGAGTCCTGCGCTCACGTCGCCGATCTGCTCGGCTGGCCTCTCGATCGGGTTCAGGAGACGCTGGTGCCGAAGCTCGCCCCACGCCGGTTGCGCACCGATCATTTCGATGTGCCGAGCGGACGCGTCTGTGGCATCCATCATCGCGCCGTCGGCTCCCAGGGCGGCCACGAACGCATCGTCCTGGACCTGCAGATGTATCTGGAAGCGGAGAATCCCCGCGACGAAGTGCACCTGCGCGGCAAGCCGAGCCTCCACTGCACCGTGCACGGCGGTTTCCACGGCGACCTGACCACGGCGTCGCAGCTCGTCTCCGCCGCCGTGCGTCTGGGGTCGATGCCTCCCGGGTTGCACCTGGCTTCGGAGCTGCCGGCGCCGCGTCGCCCCGCCCGGCGGGTGCAACTGGCCTTCTCCGACGCCGACTCATGA
- a CDS encoding M1 family metallopeptidase: protein MNGESKRPFAPPDLPARYARHRTYDTRHLRLELRLDPRRPDLRGVATLTLVPLESLSSLDLDLASTLHVDSVRSDGGAVRFEHAGDCLRLHWPRRRPGGVELRLAIAYHGVPRRGLYFIGPDAAHPRKPAQVWSQGQDEDSHHWFPCFDHPHDKTTSELLATVPQSFQVIANGKLLGVRRRGRWHTYHWREDAPHPPYLISLVAGDFDTVQQEVDGVPLTYAVPRGERPQVERTFGRTPEMLRFFARSFDFPYPFEKYAQVVVQDFIFGGMENISATTLTDAVLLDAVAATETHSDALIAHELAHQWWGNVLTCKDWAHAWLHEGFATYAEALFLEHHRGRDEFLWKLHGDAEDYFKEDEAYQRPIVERRYTRPVEIFDRHLYEKGGLVLHMLRHELGDALFWKALRHYLRKHAFQNVETADLKIAIEESTGRHLDAFFEQWVLGAGFPRLEGRWRWDETSRQVELQLRQTQGPEGGRACFLFSLDVEVGFARGPRRQRLQVERAQQSFALPAPQRPRYLRLDPEHALLLQLQVEPGREELLAQLESARDLHGQVDAARGLARFPGDAEVTRALGQALRRARFPGTAGEIARALARVGGAAARTALLAALRSDEPRRRRAIVRALAELRPELPVHEALLALWRREPAYLVRAEILRTLARRRADATFALCRRALRLPSYRDCIRAAALEALGLLEDERSIDVVLPWCRYGHSRWARSAAMRALATLGQSFPARARAIEEILIGSLGDRDFFANIDAAEALARLGRPQAVPALRLLARSDVDRRIQRAAEMALRELSDSGRSPEAWKALRAELRDLRQENDDLRRRVERLEAQQSAQGRSRRR from the coding sequence ATGAACGGGGAGAGCAAGCGACCCTTCGCCCCGCCGGATCTCCCGGCGCGCTACGCCCGCCACCGCACCTACGACACCCGTCACCTCCGGCTGGAGCTGCGGCTCGATCCACGCCGTCCCGACCTCCGCGGCGTCGCCACCTTGACCCTGGTGCCGCTGGAATCCTTGTCCAGCCTCGACCTCGATCTCGCCAGCACGCTGCACGTGGACTCGGTGCGGAGCGACGGCGGCGCCGTGCGCTTCGAGCATGCCGGCGACTGCCTGCGGTTGCACTGGCCACGCCGGCGACCGGGAGGTGTGGAGCTCCGCCTCGCCATCGCCTACCACGGCGTGCCGCGGCGCGGCCTGTACTTCATCGGCCCCGACGCGGCGCACCCGCGCAAGCCGGCGCAGGTCTGGTCCCAGGGCCAGGACGAGGACTCGCACCACTGGTTCCCCTGCTTCGATCATCCGCACGACAAGACCACGAGCGAACTCCTCGCCACGGTGCCGCAATCTTTCCAAGTCATCGCCAACGGCAAGCTCCTCGGCGTACGCCGCCGTGGACGCTGGCACACCTACCACTGGCGCGAGGACGCCCCGCATCCGCCCTACTTGATTTCCCTCGTGGCCGGCGATTTCGACACCGTGCAGCAGGAAGTGGACGGGGTGCCGCTCACCTACGCCGTCCCCCGCGGCGAACGGCCCCAGGTGGAGCGCACCTTCGGCCGCACCCCGGAGATGCTGCGCTTCTTCGCCCGCAGCTTCGACTTCCCCTATCCCTTCGAGAAATACGCCCAGGTGGTGGTGCAGGATTTCATCTTCGGCGGCATGGAAAACATCTCCGCCACCACGCTCACCGATGCGGTCCTCCTCGACGCCGTGGCCGCTACCGAAACCCACAGCGACGCGCTCATCGCCCACGAGCTCGCGCACCAATGGTGGGGCAATGTGCTGACGTGCAAGGATTGGGCGCACGCCTGGCTCCACGAGGGGTTCGCCACCTACGCCGAAGCCTTGTTCCTGGAGCACCACCGCGGGCGCGACGAGTTCCTCTGGAAGCTGCACGGCGACGCCGAGGACTACTTCAAGGAAGACGAGGCCTACCAGCGTCCCATCGTGGAACGGCGCTACACGCGGCCGGTGGAGATCTTCGACCGCCACCTCTACGAGAAGGGCGGTCTCGTCCTGCACATGCTGCGCCACGAGCTCGGCGACGCCCTGTTCTGGAAAGCCTTGCGGCACTACCTGCGCAAGCACGCTTTCCAGAATGTCGAAACCGCGGACCTCAAGATCGCCATCGAAGAGAGCACCGGCCGGCACCTGGACGCGTTCTTCGAGCAATGGGTGCTGGGGGCTGGGTTCCCGCGCCTCGAGGGGCGCTGGCGCTGGGACGAGACGAGCCGGCAAGTGGAGTTGCAACTGCGCCAGACCCAGGGGCCCGAGGGCGGCCGTGCCTGCTTCTTGTTTTCCTTGGATGTCGAGGTGGGCTTCGCCCGTGGCCCGCGCCGGCAGCGTCTGCAAGTCGAGCGCGCCCAGCAGAGCTTCGCCCTTCCGGCACCCCAGCGCCCACGCTATCTGCGCCTCGATCCCGAGCATGCCTTGTTGCTGCAGCTGCAAGTCGAGCCCGGGCGGGAGGAGCTCCTCGCCCAGCTCGAGAGCGCCCGGGATCTGCATGGTCAAGTGGATGCGGCCCGCGGCCTCGCCCGTTTCCCCGGCGATGCGGAGGTGACCCGGGCGCTCGGCCAGGCGCTCCGCCGGGCGCGCTTTCCCGGCACCGCCGGTGAGATCGCGCGCGCCCTGGCGCGGGTGGGCGGCGCGGCGGCGCGCACGGCGCTGCTCGCCGCGCTGCGGAGCGACGAGCCGCGCCGCCGGCGCGCCATCGTGCGCGCCTTGGCCGAGCTCCGCCCCGAGCTCCCGGTGCACGAGGCTCTGCTTGCTCTCTGGCGTCGCGAACCGGCATACCTCGTCCGCGCCGAGATCCTCCGCACCCTCGCCCGCCGGCGCGCCGACGCCACCTTCGCCCTCTGCCGCCGGGCGCTGCGCCTGCCGTCGTACCGCGACTGCATTCGCGCCGCGGCGCTGGAAGCGCTCGGTCTCCTGGAAGACGAGCGCAGCATCGACGTCGTTCTGCCCTGGTGCCGTTATGGCCACAGTCGCTGGGCCCGGTCGGCCGCGATGCGCGCCCTCGCCACCCTCGGTCAGTCGTTCCCCGCCCGGGCCCGGGCGATCGAGGAAATCCTCATCGGCAGCCTCGGCGATCGAGACTTCTTCGCCAACATCGATGCGGCGGAAGCACTGGCCCGTCTCGGCCGCCCACAGGCGGTGCCGGCGCTGCGTCTGCTGGCGCGGAGCGATGTGGATCGTCGCATCCAGCGCGCCGCCGAAATGGCGCTCCGCGAACTGAGCGATAGCGGCCGCTCGCCCGAGGCGTGGAAAGCCCTGCGTGCCGAGTTGCGCGACCTGCGCCAGGAGAACGACGACCTGCGGCGGCGGGTCGAACGTCTGGAGGCGCAACAGAGCGCCCAGGGCCGCAGTCGACGACGTTGA